GATTaatttaacaagagagaacgctatagtcgactatctaatacccgttactcatataaacaattttgattgcgcacaACTTTTGAAtggatggtccgatttgaaaaacttcttctacatttcgatagatataaatatacacaacaaaattgcatttatacttctcggaaatctttaaagttgtgggcgccagacacattttaaaatcgttagtgggcgttagagggggcgtggcgctcggctgaaataaacttgcgctgcgtaggaagcttaagaatatgtgtgggaaatctcaaccttctagcttttgcagtttccgagatctcagtgctcatacagacagacagactctacgagtaacgggtgaAATTAAATGTAAGCCTCTTAAAAGTCAACCCACTTGATGGCACTGAAGTCGCTCTTGCGGATCCTCGCAATCCAAGGCTGCAGCTGAGTGATCTTGTACTCCACCAAATACAGCATTAGATCCTGTTTGAAGCCCGTTGCGCTTTCACCTGCTCCCGTATCCGCATCCTCTGGCAGGGCAGGAAGTTTGGGACTTATCCACAGACCCTGTGTGCGATTGTGCCAGTCATCCTCGTACAGATTCGCCGTGGAGATGACCACCCGCATGGAACCATCCGCGTAGCCCAGGAACATCATTTTGGTGTGCGAGGTGGCAAAGGGCGTGGGCATCCGCACCCGAATGGCCGTCACCTGAGGCTTCAATTTGCCGATGCTCAGCAGCTCCGGGGATTCGTCGCCATAGAGCAACAAAAGGGGTTTGTCCCTGGGAATTTGGAGTTACCATTAGAaagatatatgatatatgatataaagtAGTGACTAACAGTATGCCGGCAAAGTAGTAATGCCCCAGTAGCCAGCCAATGTCCACCATAAAGTTGATCTGCACGGTGCTCTCGATCTCGCCCAGACTTTCGTCGAGGATCTCCTGGAGGGTTATGCTTAAGGGTTCCGAGTGGGTGGGCTTTGAGTCCGTGATGGCGGTGAGGAACATGTTATAGGGAGCAGCGCGCTCCAGTTTCTTGGCCATTCCGCCCTTTTCCACCACCACGGGAATATAGTCCCTGATGTTCTTGGGATTCAGCCTTTGCTTCTTGGCCAAATTGGAGGTGTCCGGCGGGGCAGCTGGTCGGGTGGAAGTTGAGGAACCACTGGGATTGTTACTCGAGGAAGAACCACTGGCAATCGGAGCAGTAACAGGTGCTTTTGAGCCCGAAACATTCGGCTCCTTCTCCTTTTTAACTCCTGCCTTGGGAAACAGCTTCTCCAGCAGCTTCAATTGGGTCTGTATCATTTCACTGGAGTACTTGTCTGGAATATCGTAGTCCCCCGATCCATTTCCCTTCTCATAGATGGCATCCACTAAGTAATAACCCATTTTAAATGAGATATCGTGTTAATTTGTGTTAATTTTACTTACAATGCGCATGGGAAAACTCGCCAAAGTGAATGGGATTCTTTCTGTAGCACTTTTCGCCATATGGACACTCCTTCATTTTGTtagatatattattttttatagctcCCAACTCAAATGAcaacaaaatcaattaatttaacacAAAACGAATTTCGCAAATACTatgccaaaaaagaaaaaaacaaagcgCGCTCAGCTGGCGATGACAATTTATCGattgcaaaaataccattaataTTACTAAAAACTAActgttaaaatttttaaatatatttataacggGTTAGAATTTAACAACTACATAATAGTAtactctttttaaaaaatgcataaaatctattttcttttagatgtttttatttgttagtaagttactttttgttttttttattttttatttaatacaaattaaataactaatttcCCAAACGCACTGAacatgttattattttatatctatttttttttaatttagaacATATAGCTATGATTTCACTTTATCCTTTTGCCttcataaaatacatattaaggtattaaatattagttaaataaacaatattcTATTGACAGCTTCTAGAACTTAATAAAATCGttaaaacttattaattttcattaaaataggcttcataaaatacattttaagttaTTACATATTacacaagtaaaaaataaactattgaCAGCTTCTAGaacattataaaaatctttaaaattcattattattcactttcattaaaataattaaagtcgACAGTTGTGCAATTTGCTGGCCTTGGAAATCGGGGCGTACGTGGATTTGTTCTTTTCCGCCACTCACTTTGGTGCATCCACTCCAGTGATTTAGCTCCCAAACAAAGCGTGGGCACGGCTCCCGGTTTCAACCTGGATCCTTGAAAGCAATCCTGCTCGAAATGTAACGCACAGATGCGAATATTGGGCCAGTGCTCCTCGCCCACCTTTATTTGCGTATTGTGCAGCCACTTCTCGGAGGTTTCATCGGAATCGGGCAGTTTGTGGAGCCGGAATTTTCGGTTTACGTCCTTAGAAGTCATCCGGCATCCCGGAAC
The genomic region above belongs to Drosophila takahashii strain IR98-3 E-12201 chromosome 2L, DtakHiC1v2, whole genome shotgun sequence and contains:
- the gkt gene encoding probable tyrosyl-DNA phosphodiesterase produces the protein MKECPYGEKCYRKNPIHFGEFSHAHLDAIYEKGNGSGDYDIPDKYSSEMIQTQLKLLEKLFPKAGVKKEKEPNVSGSKAPVTAPIASGSSSSNNPSGSSTSTRPAAPPDTSNLAKKQRLNPKNIRDYIPVVVEKGGMAKKLERAAPYNMFLTAITDSKPTHSEPLSITLQEILDESLGEIESTVQINFMVDIGWLLGHYYFAGILDKPLLLLYGDESPELLSIGKLKPQVTAIRVRMPTPFATSHTKMMFLGYADGSMRVVISTANLYEDDWHNRTQGLWISPKLPALPEDADTGAGESATGFKQDLMLYLVEYKITQLQPWIARIRKSDFSAINVFFLGSVPGGHRESTVRGHPWGHARLASLLAKHAAPIDDRIPVICQSSSIGSLGANVQAWIQQDFVNSLKKDSTPVGKLRQMPAFKMIYPSFGNVSGSHDGMLGGGCLPYGKNTNDKQPWLKEHLQQWKSSDRYRSRAMPHIKSYTRFNLEDQSVYWFVLTSANLSKAAWGCFNKNSNIQPCLRIANYEVGVLFLPRFVTGEDTFPLGNHRDGVPAFPLPYDVPLTPYAPDDKPFLMDYLQG